The following proteins are co-located in the Sphaeramia orbicularis chromosome 24, fSphaOr1.1, whole genome shotgun sequence genome:
- the fkbp3 gene encoding peptidyl-prolyl cis-trans isomerase FKBP3, producing the protein MAAEPAREWSDEQLKSDDLPKKDIIKFIQDNAAHSFLNEHKLLGNIKNVAKTAKKEQLITAYNQLFESKRFKGTDPVEEVTEQVKAVKVEEKPKEVKTEVVDEGPPKFTKSVLKKGDKTNFPKKGDTVSCWYTGTLEDGTVFDTNIPAAARKKKQAKPLSFKVGMGKVIRGWDEALLTMSKGETARVEIEPEWAYGKKGLPDSKIPPNAKLIFEIELVSTD; encoded by the exons ATGGCGGCTGAGCCAGCACGGGAGTGGAGCGATGAGCAGCTCAAAAGTGATGATTTGCCCAAAAAAGACATTATAAAGTTCATCCAGGACAATGCAGCCCACTCG TTTCTTAATGAGCACAAGCTGTTGGGGAACATAAAAAATGTAGCCAAAACAGCAAAGAAAGAACAACTCATCACTGCCTACAATCAGCTCTTTGAGAGCAAG AGGTTTAAAGGCACAGATCCAGTTGAAGAAGTGACCGAGCAAGTTAAAGCTGTGAAAGTTGAGGAGAAACCCAAAGAAGTCAAAACAGAGGTTGTGGATGAG GGTCCACCGAAGTTCACCAAGTCGGTGTTAAAGAAAGGTGACAAGACAAACTTTCCAAAGAAAGGGGACACTGTGAGCTGCTGGTACACTGGCACTTTGGAGGATGGAACTGTCTTTGACACCAATATTCCCGCAG CTGCCAGAAAGAAGAAGCAGGCTAAACCACTGAGCTTCAAAGTTGGCATGGGCAAAGTCATCAGAGGA TGGGACGAGGCCCTTTTAACGATGAGCAAGGGTGAAACTGCCCGTGTGGAAATCGAACCAGAGTGGGCCTATGGAAAGAAAGGTCTGCCTGACTCCaa AATCCCTCCAAATGCAAAGCTCATTTTTGAGATTGAGCTGGTATCTACGGATTAG
- the prpf39 gene encoding pre-mRNA-processing factor 39 isoform X1, which yields MEETGLHLPEDPISGMLDSESPAMESNGDGFLPDIPVLGQGAEWSLDQVAPETLSSMVTEDSDASQDAQQQPDQQVNATVEKAVEQFQLASAQLFQEDQATPLQEPTGETDQQSESVESPQQSQDMNLETESTLKDGSQDEAEVAQVTEDGMELEEQSKETAEEPAAPAEPQLPSEFDKLFKGCEENPEDFNGWVYLLQYVEQENFLEAVRKAFDVFFLRYPYCYGYWKKYADIEKKHGNIQVAEEVYRRGLQVIPLSVDLWVHYMTFIKENSDPDDPETEGRIRAAYEHAVLAAGTDFRSDRLWESYINWETEQQKLANVTAIYDRILGIPTQLYSQHFQRFKEHVQSNNPKHFLSEEEFVQLRLELSKSNLSAMVGEDGEASVAQEELPPGTEDLVDPAKRVTEIENMRHKVIEVRQEVFNHNEHEVSKRWAFEDGIKRPYFHVKALEKTQLNNWKEYLDFEIENGTPERVVVLFERCLIACALYEEFWTKYAKYLEGYSTDGVRHVYKKACTIHLPKKPTIHLLWAAFEEQQGSVDEARGILKSLEAGVPGLAMVRLRRVSLERRHGNMEEAETLLREAIESAKNPSEASFYAVKLSRLFMKVQKSLSKARKVLLEAIEKDQTCPKLYLNLLELEYSGDVTQNEAEVLACFDRALKSPMPLESRLLFSQRKVEFLEDFGTDINVLVAAYEEHQKLQKESEPAKRKAENGYESSQEPDAKKQRVDDGSSAANAMTDMQANNSAYNYNWYQQQYGGWGQNSWGQYNQYTQYNQYYPPPPT from the exons ATGGAAGAGACTG GATTACACCTACCAGAAGATCCCATTTCTGGAATGCTGGACTCTGAGTCCCCTGCCATGGAGAGCAATGGGGATGGCTTTCTTCCTGACATTCCTGTTCTAGGCCAAGGTGCCGAGTGGTCCCTGGACCAGGTTGCTCCAGAGACACTTAGCAGCATGGTGACAGAAGACTCAGATGCATCCCAGGATGCGCAGCAACAACCAGACCAGCAGGTAAATGCTACAGTGGAGAAGGCTGTGGAGCAGTTCCAGCTTGCTAGTGCTCAGCTCTTCCAAGAGGACCAGGCAACCCCTCTGCAAGAACCGACAGGAGAGACAGACCAGCAGTCAGAGTCTGTGGAATCCCCGCAACAGAGCCAGGACATGAACCTAGAGACAGAGAGTACCTTAAAGGATGGCAGCCAAG ATGAGGCTGAGGTTGCGCAGGTGACAGAAGATGGTATGGAGCTAGAAGAACAGTCAAAAGAGACAGCAGAAGAACCAGCTGCACCTGCTGAGCCCCAACTGCCCAGTGAGTTTGATAAACTCTTCAAAGGCTGTGAGGAGAACCCAGAAGACTTCAATGGTTGGGTCTATCTGCTGCAGTATGTAGAGCAAGAG AATTTTCTTGAAGCAGTGAGAAAGGCATTTGACGTATTCTTCCTGCGATATCCCTACTGCTATGGCTACTGGAAGAAGTATGCTGATATAGAGAAAAAGCATGGCAACATCCAAGTTGCTGAAGAG GTTTACAGAAGAGGATTGCAGGTGATCCCTCTAAGTGTTGATCTGTGGGTCCACTACATGACCTTCATCAAAGAGAACTCAGACCCTGATGATCCAGAGACGGAAGGACGTATTCGAGC TGCCTATGAGCATGCGGTGCTGGCAGCAGGCACTGACTTTCGCTCAGACCGTCTGTGGGAGTCTTATATCAACTGGGAAACAGAGCAACAGAAGCTGGCTAATGTCACAGCCATCTATGACCGTATTTTGGGCATCCCGACCCAGCTGTATTCCCAACACTTCCAGAG GTTCAAGGAGCATGTACAAAGCAACAACCCCAAACACTTCCTTTCAGAAGAAGAGTTTGTTCAGCTGCGGCTTGAGCTCTCCAAATCTAACTTGTCAGCCATGGTTGGTGAAGATGGAGAAGCATCAGTTGCTCAAGAGGAGCTACCACCCGGCACAGAAGACCTTGTTGACCCTGCTAAG agAGTTACGGAGATTGAGAATATGCGCCACAAGGTGATTGAGGTTCGACAAGAAGTCTTCAACCACAACGAACATGAAGTTAGCAAGCGTTGGGCATTTGAAGATggg atcaAGAGGCCATACTTTCATGTCAAAGCCTTGGAGAAGACCCAGCTGAACAACTGGAAGGAGTACTTGGACTTTGAGATTGAAAATGGGACTCCGGAGCGAGTGGTTGTTCTCTTTGAAAGATGCCTCATCGCCTGTGCACTCTACGAGGAGTTCTGGACCAAG TATGCAAAATATCTAGAGGGCTACAGTACTGATGGTGTGAGACATGTCTACAAGAAGGCGTGTACCATCCACCTTCCCAAGAAACCAACCATCCACTTGCTGTGGGCAGCCTTTGAAGAGCAGCAAG GCAGCGTAGATGAGGCACGTGGAATCTTGAAGTCCTTAGAAGCAGGAGTACCAGGGCTGGCCATGGTACGTCTTCGGAGGGTCAGCTTGGAGCGTCGTCATGGAAACATGGAAGAAGCGGAGACGCTGTTGAGGGAGGCCATAGAGTCTGCGAAGAATCCTTCTGAAGCATCGTTTTATGCTGTGAAGTTGTCTAGGCTGTTTATGAAGGTGCAGAAAAGTTTGAGCAAAGCCAGGAAGGTCCTCCTGGAAGCCATCGAAAAAGACCAG ACATGTCCAAAACTCTATCTAAACCTGCTGGAGCTGGAATACAGTGGAGACGTGACACAGAATGAGGCAGAGGTCTTGGCTTGTTTCGACCGAGCCCTGAAGAGCCCAATGCCCCTCGAATCCCGTCTCCTTTTCTCACAGCGTAAGGTTGAGTTCCTGGAGGACTTTGGCACTGACATCAATGT GCTTGTAGCAGCATATGAGGAACACCAGAAACTACAGAAAGAAAGTGAACCAGCAAAAAGGAAAGCTGAGAACGGATATGAAAG CTCTCAGGAACCAGATGCTAAGAAACAGCGTGTGGATGATGGCTCTTCTGCTGCAAATGCAATGACAGACATGCAGGCAAACAACTCTGCATACAACTACAACTGGTACCAG CAGCAGTACGGCGGCTGGGGACAGAACTCCTGGGGACAATACAACCAATATACCCAATATAACCAGTACTACCCTCCTCCTCCTACATGA
- the prpf39 gene encoding pre-mRNA-processing factor 39 isoform X2 gives MEETGLHLPEDPISGMLDSESPAMESNGDGFLPDIPVLGQGAEWSLDQVAPETLSSMVTEDSDASQDAQQQPDQQVNATVEKAVEQFQLASAQLFQEDQATPLQEPTGETDQQSESVESPQQSQDMNLETESTLKDGSQDEAEVAQVTEDGMELEEQSKETAEEPAAPAEPQLPSEFDKLFKGCEENPEDFNGWVYLLQYVEQENFLEAVRKAFDVFFLRYPYCYGYWKKYADIEKKHGNIQVAEEVYRRGLQVIPLSVDLWVHYMTFIKENSDPDDPETEGRIRAAYEHAVLAAGTDFRSDRLWESYINWETEQQKLANVTAIYDRILGIPTQLYSQHFQRFKEHVQSNNPKHFLSEEEFVQLRLELSKSNLSAMVGEDGEASVAQEELPPGTEDLVDPAKRVTEIENMRHKVIEVRQEVFNHNEHEVSKRWAFEDGIKRPYFHVKALEKTQLNNWKEYLDFEIENGTPERVVVLFERCLIACALYEEFWTKYAKYLEGYSTDGVRHVYKKACTIHLPKKPTIHLLWAAFEEQQGSVDEARGILKSLEAGVPGLAMVRLRRVSLERRHGNMEEAETLLREAIESAKNPSEASFYAVKLSRLFMKVQKSLSKARKVLLEAIEKDQTCPKLYLNLLELEYSGDVTQNEAEVLACFDRALKSPMPLESRLLFSQRKVEFLEDFGTDINVLVAAYEEHQKLQKESEPAKRKAENGYESSQEPDAKKQRVDDGSSAANAMTDMQANNSAYNYNWYQQYGGWGQNSWGQYNQYTQYNQYYPPPPT, from the exons ATGGAAGAGACTG GATTACACCTACCAGAAGATCCCATTTCTGGAATGCTGGACTCTGAGTCCCCTGCCATGGAGAGCAATGGGGATGGCTTTCTTCCTGACATTCCTGTTCTAGGCCAAGGTGCCGAGTGGTCCCTGGACCAGGTTGCTCCAGAGACACTTAGCAGCATGGTGACAGAAGACTCAGATGCATCCCAGGATGCGCAGCAACAACCAGACCAGCAGGTAAATGCTACAGTGGAGAAGGCTGTGGAGCAGTTCCAGCTTGCTAGTGCTCAGCTCTTCCAAGAGGACCAGGCAACCCCTCTGCAAGAACCGACAGGAGAGACAGACCAGCAGTCAGAGTCTGTGGAATCCCCGCAACAGAGCCAGGACATGAACCTAGAGACAGAGAGTACCTTAAAGGATGGCAGCCAAG ATGAGGCTGAGGTTGCGCAGGTGACAGAAGATGGTATGGAGCTAGAAGAACAGTCAAAAGAGACAGCAGAAGAACCAGCTGCACCTGCTGAGCCCCAACTGCCCAGTGAGTTTGATAAACTCTTCAAAGGCTGTGAGGAGAACCCAGAAGACTTCAATGGTTGGGTCTATCTGCTGCAGTATGTAGAGCAAGAG AATTTTCTTGAAGCAGTGAGAAAGGCATTTGACGTATTCTTCCTGCGATATCCCTACTGCTATGGCTACTGGAAGAAGTATGCTGATATAGAGAAAAAGCATGGCAACATCCAAGTTGCTGAAGAG GTTTACAGAAGAGGATTGCAGGTGATCCCTCTAAGTGTTGATCTGTGGGTCCACTACATGACCTTCATCAAAGAGAACTCAGACCCTGATGATCCAGAGACGGAAGGACGTATTCGAGC TGCCTATGAGCATGCGGTGCTGGCAGCAGGCACTGACTTTCGCTCAGACCGTCTGTGGGAGTCTTATATCAACTGGGAAACAGAGCAACAGAAGCTGGCTAATGTCACAGCCATCTATGACCGTATTTTGGGCATCCCGACCCAGCTGTATTCCCAACACTTCCAGAG GTTCAAGGAGCATGTACAAAGCAACAACCCCAAACACTTCCTTTCAGAAGAAGAGTTTGTTCAGCTGCGGCTTGAGCTCTCCAAATCTAACTTGTCAGCCATGGTTGGTGAAGATGGAGAAGCATCAGTTGCTCAAGAGGAGCTACCACCCGGCACAGAAGACCTTGTTGACCCTGCTAAG agAGTTACGGAGATTGAGAATATGCGCCACAAGGTGATTGAGGTTCGACAAGAAGTCTTCAACCACAACGAACATGAAGTTAGCAAGCGTTGGGCATTTGAAGATggg atcaAGAGGCCATACTTTCATGTCAAAGCCTTGGAGAAGACCCAGCTGAACAACTGGAAGGAGTACTTGGACTTTGAGATTGAAAATGGGACTCCGGAGCGAGTGGTTGTTCTCTTTGAAAGATGCCTCATCGCCTGTGCACTCTACGAGGAGTTCTGGACCAAG TATGCAAAATATCTAGAGGGCTACAGTACTGATGGTGTGAGACATGTCTACAAGAAGGCGTGTACCATCCACCTTCCCAAGAAACCAACCATCCACTTGCTGTGGGCAGCCTTTGAAGAGCAGCAAG GCAGCGTAGATGAGGCACGTGGAATCTTGAAGTCCTTAGAAGCAGGAGTACCAGGGCTGGCCATGGTACGTCTTCGGAGGGTCAGCTTGGAGCGTCGTCATGGAAACATGGAAGAAGCGGAGACGCTGTTGAGGGAGGCCATAGAGTCTGCGAAGAATCCTTCTGAAGCATCGTTTTATGCTGTGAAGTTGTCTAGGCTGTTTATGAAGGTGCAGAAAAGTTTGAGCAAAGCCAGGAAGGTCCTCCTGGAAGCCATCGAAAAAGACCAG ACATGTCCAAAACTCTATCTAAACCTGCTGGAGCTGGAATACAGTGGAGACGTGACACAGAATGAGGCAGAGGTCTTGGCTTGTTTCGACCGAGCCCTGAAGAGCCCAATGCCCCTCGAATCCCGTCTCCTTTTCTCACAGCGTAAGGTTGAGTTCCTGGAGGACTTTGGCACTGACATCAATGT GCTTGTAGCAGCATATGAGGAACACCAGAAACTACAGAAAGAAAGTGAACCAGCAAAAAGGAAAGCTGAGAACGGATATGAAAG CTCTCAGGAACCAGATGCTAAGAAACAGCGTGTGGATGATGGCTCTTCTGCTGCAAATGCAATGACAGACATGCAGGCAAACAACTCTGCATACAACTACAACTGGTACCAG CAGTACGGCGGCTGGGGACAGAACTCCTGGGGACAATACAACCAATATACCCAATATAACCAGTACTACCCTCCTCCTCCTACATGA
- the faua gene encoding FAU ubiquitin like and ribosomal protein S30 fusion a yields MQLFLRAQNTHTIEVTGQETVGQIKAHVQGLEGLLVEDQVLLLAGCPLEDDASLASCGVSEHCTLEVAGRLLGGKVHGSLARAGKVRGQTPKVDKQEKKKKKTGRAKRRIQYNRRFVNVVPCYGKKKGPNANS; encoded by the exons ATGCAGCTCTTTTTGCGTGCTCAGAACACTCACACCATTGAGGTGACTGGACAGGAGACTGTTGGACAGATCAAG GCTCATGTCCAAGGTTTGGAGGGTCTCCTGGTTGAGGATCAGGTGCTGTTGCTCGCTGGTTGCCCACTGGAGGATGATGCCTCCCTGGCATCCTGTGGTGTCTCAGAGCACTGCACTTTGGAGGTAGCTGGCAGGCTTCTGGGAG GTAAGGTCCACGGTTCTCTGGCTCGTGCTGGAAAAGTGAGGGGACAAACACCCAAG GTTGACAagcaggagaagaagaaaaagaagactgGCCGTGCTAAGCGTCGTATCCAGTACAACAGGCGCTTTGTGAATGTTGTCCCATGCTACGGCAAGAAGAAGGGACCCAATGCCAACTCTTAA